One genomic region from Campylobacter sp. RM5004 encodes:
- a CDS encoding ABC transporter permease, translating to MNSFKIHFSFIFTLFIICFCFQFNFFINELTKDYEKNLNKDYSVVLVSEQEVQAVDLASIEYFSSIKELDPSEILEKIKKDITKANLEALKSKLPKFYSISFTKFINESEIIKIKKQLLKIPNVLKVETFSKTHLKIYKLLNIIKLISYICLICISILSIAVFLNQIKIWKFEHENRIYILNLFGASFFQRASTMLKIVFIDNIICFAILFAIFFNFNNISYFKELLAKFDIELPVIDFLPSLIEISSYTLIASLFCVLVVMFKVKRQ from the coding sequence ATGAATTCATTTAAAATACATTTTAGTTTTATATTTACTTTATTTATTATTTGTTTTTGTTTTCAATTTAATTTCTTTATAAATGAACTTACTAAAGATTATGAAAAAAACCTTAATAAAGATTACAGCGTGGTATTAGTTAGCGAACAAGAAGTTCAAGCAGTAGATTTAGCTAGTATTGAATATTTTTCAAGTATTAAAGAGCTAGACCCAAGCGAAATCTTAGAAAAGATTAAAAAAGACATCACAAAAGCTAACCTAGAAGCCCTAAAATCAAAATTGCCTAAATTTTATAGCATAAGCTTTACTAAGTTTATAAATGAAAGCGAAATTATAAAAATCAAAAAACAATTACTAAAAATACCAAATGTTTTAAAGGTAGAAACATTTTCAAAAACACATTTAAAAATATATAAATTATTAAATATCATCAAATTAATTTCTTATATTTGCTTAATTTGTATAAGTATTTTATCAATTGCTGTATTTTTAAATCAAATAAAAATATGGAAATTTGAGCATGAAAATAGAATTTATATATTAAATTTATTTGGTGCAAGCTTTTTTCAAAGGGCTTCAACAATGCTTAAAATAGTTTTTATAGATAATATTATTTGTTTTGCTATTTTGTTTGCAATATTTTTTAACTTTAATAATATTTCATATTTTAAAGAACTTTTAGCTAAATTTGATATTGAATTGCCTGTGATTGATTTTTTACCAAGTCTTATTGAAATATCAAGTTACACACTAATTGCAAGTTTGTTTTGTGTTTTAGTAGTAATGTTTAAGGTTAAAAGACAATGA
- a CDS encoding peptidoglycan DD-metalloendopeptidase family protein, with protein sequence MKKVFLLIFSLILFANQIETNTKKLEKTENEKEQISKKLEDLASEIIEGEKKLKEINEKVSKTTEITKELQELVNAQNGELDTFITQNKELMKDKEILGKKLVDIIAKDFSYDLIAPRDLIDSSMSIVSTEIINTLSDVLNDELYKISKDYARTKQQIDYKQKKISEMNANIDNFKKQAKELSELKKRQENLISKQKEDEKIYKQRLVNLQKQQDEIRATLAKLKIIESEKSKPSVKATAEVKHKDTLDYDGKIAKYTGKKTIAPLIDFSVKQKFGDYIDPIYKLKIFNENVVLRSNTPDANVRVVLDGKVVFANDTAVLDKVVIVEHANGIHTIYAHLSKFSKLAKVGSVLKKGNIVGKVERDLTFEVTQKNYHINPLDFISLN encoded by the coding sequence ATGAAAAAAGTCTTTTTGCTAATTTTTAGCTTAATATTGTTTGCAAATCAAATTGAAACAAATACAAAAAAATTAGAAAAAACCGAAAATGAAAAAGAACAAATCTCAAAAAAGCTAGAAGACTTAGCAAGTGAGATAATAGAAGGCGAAAAAAAATTAAAAGAAATCAATGAAAAAGTAAGTAAAACAACAGAAATTACAAAAGAATTACAAGAATTAGTAAATGCTCAAAATGGAGAGCTTGACACCTTTATTACCCAAAATAAAGAGCTTATGAAAGATAAAGAAATTTTAGGAAAAAAGCTTGTAGATATAATAGCAAAGGATTTTTCTTATGATTTAATAGCTCCAAGAGATTTGATAGATAGCTCAATGAGTATTGTATCAACCGAAATTATTAATACTTTATCAGATGTATTAAACGATGAGCTTTACAAGATTTCAAAAGATTATGCAAGGACAAAACAACAAATTGATTATAAGCAAAAAAAAATAAGCGAAATGAATGCTAATATTGATAATTTTAAAAAACAAGCAAAAGAATTAAGCGAACTTAAAAAACGCCAAGAAAACTTAATATCAAAACAAAAAGAAGATGAGAAGATTTATAAGCAACGCCTAGTAAATCTACAAAAACAACAAGACGAAATAAGAGCAACTCTAGCAAAATTAAAAATCATTGAAAGCGAAAAATCAAAACCTAGCGTTAAAGCAACAGCAGAAGTAAAGCATAAAGACACCCTAGACTATGATGGCAAAATAGCTAAATATACAGGCAAAAAAACAATAGCGCCTTTAATAGATTTTAGCGTAAAGCAAAAATTTGGAGATTATATAGACCCTATTTATAAGTTAAAAATATTTAATGAAAACGTAGTTTTACGCTCAAATACTCCTGATGCAAATGTTAGGGTTGTATTAGATGGAAAAGTTGTTTTTGCAAACGATACAGCTGTGCTTGATAAGGTTGTAATAGTTGAGCATGCAAATGGTATTCATACGATTTATGCGCATTTATCTAAATTTAGCAAATTAGCAAAAGTAGGAAGCGTGCTTAAAAAGGGCAATATAGTAGGCAAAGTTGAGCGTGATTTGACATTTGAAGTAACGCAAAAAAATTATCATATAAACCCACTTGATTTTATTAGTTTGAATTAA
- a CDS encoding XdhC/CoxI family protein produces MDDVVLKEVYKRCEKNEKIALITLTKSSGSTPRNAGSMMALFSDGTSVGSIGGGKLEYEVLKEAKECLENNKSKIFNHELTPNGDLKMQCGGFASGYIKIINQKPKLIIFGAGHIGKEIIFLAKFLGFYSILLDDRKEYLKNYADEEYLSNYEDLDFLEIDENTYIIIVTKSHLDDYKCLKSVIEKNAKYIGVIGSKTKHKFIKDELIKDNFSNELFHKIYAPIGLDIANQEPREIAFSILSEILLIKNQGNLAHKKSF; encoded by the coding sequence ATGGATGATGTTGTTTTAAAAGAAGTTTATAAAAGATGTGAAAAAAATGAAAAAATTGCCTTAATTACGCTTACAAAATCAAGTGGTAGCACTCCAAGAAACGCTGGTTCAATGATGGCTTTATTTAGCGATGGAACAAGCGTTGGGAGTATAGGTGGTGGCAAATTAGAATATGAAGTTTTAAAAGAAGCTAAAGAATGCTTAGAAAATAACAAAAGCAAGATTTTTAATCACGAATTAACTCCTAACGGAGATTTAAAAATGCAATGTGGTGGGTTTGCAAGTGGTTATATAAAAATAATAAATCAAAAACCAAAACTAATAATTTTTGGAGCAGGACACATAGGAAAAGAAATAATATTTTTAGCTAAATTTTTAGGTTTTTATTCTATCTTGCTTGATGATAGGAAAGAGTATTTAAAGAATTATGCAGATGAAGAATATTTAAGCAATTATGAAGATTTAGATTTTTTAGAAATTGATGAAAATACTTATATTATAATCGTTACAAAATCTCATTTAGATGATTATAAATGTTTAAAAAGTGTAATAGAAAAAAATGCAAAATATATAGGCGTAATAGGCTCAAAAACTAAGCATAAATTTATTAAAGATGAGCTTATTAAAGATAATTTTAGCAATGAATTATTTCATAAAATTTATGCTCCAATAGGTTTGGATATAGCTAATCAAGAACCAAGAGAAATTGCATTTAGTATTTTAAGCGAGATTTTACTTATAAAAAATCAAGGTAATTTAGCACACAAAAAGAGCTTTTAG
- the yqeB gene encoding selenium-dependent molybdenum cofactor biosynthesis protein YqeB: MNDFVVIRGAGDIASGIAARLFRAGFKVLLLECLKPSSIRTKVCFSQAVYDKTCEIEGIKAKLVNKDELLEIDGFIPIIIDENLDILNYIKPRALIDAILAKKNLGTNINMAPVVIAIGPGFCAGIDAHAVIESNRGHNLGKVILGGFAEENTGIPAEVKGIGAKRVIYANDNGNFKAIAKIGDIVKEEEIIAYINNTPVKASISGLLRGIINDNFGVKKGLKIADIDPRISEYENCFSISDKARSIGGGALEALMYLENRNKNG, encoded by the coding sequence ATGAATGATTTTGTAGTTATTAGGGGGGCTGGAGATATTGCTAGTGGAATTGCTGCAAGGCTTTTTAGAGCAGGTTTTAAGGTGTTATTATTAGAATGTTTAAAGCCAAGTTCAATTAGAACTAAGGTTTGCTTTTCTCAAGCAGTCTATGATAAAACTTGCGAAATAGAAGGAATAAAAGCAAAATTAGTTAATAAAGATGAGCTTTTAGAAATTGATGGCTTTATACCTATAATAATTGATGAGAATTTAGATATTTTAAATTATATTAAGCCAAGGGCTTTAATTGATGCGATTTTGGCTAAAAAAAATCTAGGGACAAATATTAATATGGCTCCTGTTGTAATTGCCATTGGACCCGGATTTTGTGCAGGAATCGATGCTCATGCAGTAATTGAGAGTAATCGTGGTCATAATTTAGGCAAAGTGATTTTAGGGGGTTTTGCTGAAGAAAATACAGGAATTCCTGCTGAAGTAAAAGGAATTGGAGCAAAAAGAGTAATTTATGCAAACGATAATGGAAATTTTAAAGCTATTGCTAAAATAGGTGATATTGTAAAAGAAGAAGAAATCATCGCATATATTAATAATACGCCTGTTAAAGCTAGTATTAGTGGGCTTTTAAGGGGTATTATTAATGATAATTTTGGAGTTAAAAAAGGCCTTAAGATTGCAGATATTGACCCAAGGATTAGTGAATATGAAAATTGTTTTAGTATTTCAGATAAGGCTAGAAGCATAGGCGGTGGGGCGCTTGAAGCTTTAATGTATTTAGAAAATAGGAATAAAAATGGATGA
- a CDS encoding NTP transferase domain-containing protein, whose amino-acid sequence MKGICIILAAGYSKRLGANKSFLKYKNAYFIDIVIKKALELNMDIKIVANENNYEYLKTNYKDLDIILNAFNKGQNTSIKIALNNSLDYDYALFLPIDQVFLKSNSIKTIISKYKENYIVVPRFNKINSLPTIFDKSYFKELCELDNDSGGRVLIQKYKDKVIFVDLDDELEGKDIDTKEDLRLINE is encoded by the coding sequence TTGAAAGGAATTTGCATAATTTTAGCAGCTGGTTATTCTAAAAGACTTGGAGCTAATAAATCATTTTTAAAGTATAAAAATGCTTATTTTATTGATATTGTTATTAAAAAAGCTTTAGAGCTTAATATGGATATTAAAATAGTTGCTAATGAGAATAATTACGAATATTTAAAGACAAATTATAAAGATTTAGATATTATTTTAAATGCTTTTAATAAAGGTCAAAATACAAGTATAAAAATCGCTTTAAATAATTCTTTAGATTACGATTATGCTTTATTTTTACCCATTGATCAAGTATTTTTAAAAAGTAATTCAATAAAAACTATTATTTCAAAATATAAAGAAAATTATATTGTTGTTCCTAGATTTAATAAGATTAATTCCTTGCCTACTATTTTTGATAAAAGTTATTTTAAAGAATTGTGCGAATTAGATAATGATAGTGGTGGAAGAGTGCTGATTCAAAAATATAAAGATAAAGTAATTTTTGTTGATTTAGATGATGAATTAGAAGGAAAAGACATAGATACTAAAGAAGATTTAAGGCTAATAAATGAATGA
- the yqeC gene encoding selenium cofactor biosynthesis protein YqeC — translation MLNEALEIKQKDKIAIIGSGGKTTFAYNLARKNQDKITILTTSTKMYEIKDKNFNNLYNETNANKLKKGVNLCGKIIDNKVNALDDFSDFYKNCDLFIYEADGAKELPYKAWKSNEPVILEDTNKIVGIVPLHLLNHRLNKDFIHRFDEFLKVFKVSENDVISIDLIENICLKMFEIPISNSSNFIFFNRCDDLKVLNELAKRLKNFRLLAGFLKEEKYIRLNF, via the coding sequence ATGCTAAATGAAGCTTTAGAAATTAAGCAAAAAGATAAGATTGCTATTATAGGCTCAGGTGGGAAAACTACCTTTGCTTATAATCTAGCTAGAAAAAATCAAGATAAAATCACAATTCTTACAACAAGCACTAAAATGTATGAGATAAAGGATAAAAACTTTAATAATTTATATAATGAAACAAACGCAAATAAACTAAAAAAAGGCGTTAATTTATGTGGAAAAATTATTGATAATAAAGTAAATGCTTTAGATGATTTTAGTGATTTTTATAAAAATTGTGATTTGTTTATTTATGAAGCTGATGGGGCTAAGGAACTGCCTTATAAAGCTTGGAAGAGTAATGAGCCTGTTATTTTAGAAGATACAAATAAAATAGTAGGAATTGTTCCACTTCATTTATTAAATCATAGATTAAATAAAGATTTTATCCATAGATTTGATGAGTTTTTAAAAGTCTTTAAAGTAAGTGAAAATGATGTAATTAGCATTGATTTAATAGAAAATATATGTCTTAAAATGTTTGAAATTCCTATTTCAAATTCTAGCAATTTTATTTTCTTTAATAGGTGTGATGATTTAAAAGTATTAAACGAACTTGCTAAAAGATTAAAAAATTTTAGATTATTAGCTGGATTTTTAAAAGAAGAAAAATATATAAGGCTTAATTTTTGA
- the xdhC gene encoding xanthine dehydrogenase subunit XdhC, whose translation MKIKTCINDKIYELHIDPRMSLLELLRNELQLSGTKEGCSVGECGACAVLVDGKNVNSCIYLAAWADGKKITTIEGLTPIDGLSALQESFIKNGAVQCGFCTPGFIISSTALLNKNKMPTKFEIKRGVSGNLCRCTGYKKIFQAIEETANYAK comes from the coding sequence ATGAAAATTAAAACTTGTATTAATGATAAAATTTATGAATTACACATTGACCCTAGAATGTCATTACTTGAATTATTAAGAAATGAATTGCAATTAAGTGGAACAAAAGAAGGCTGTAGTGTTGGTGAATGTGGAGCTTGTGCTGTTTTGGTTGATGGAAAGAATGTAAATAGTTGTATTTATTTAGCAGCTTGGGCTGATGGTAAAAAAATCACCACAATAGAAGGCTTAACTCCTATTGATGGTTTAAGTGCTTTACAAGAGAGTTTTATAAAAAATGGAGCTGTTCAATGTGGCTTTTGTACTCCTGGATTTATTATCTCATCAACTGCTTTGCTTAATAAAAATAAAATGCCTACTAAGTTTGAAATAAAGCGTGGAGTTTCTGGTAATTTATGCCGTTGCACAGGATATAAAAAAATCTTTCAAGCAATAGAAGAAACTGCAAATTATGCTAAATGA
- the xdhB gene encoding xanthine dehydrogenase subunit XdhB, whose product MYYLSNYTEAKSVSEASRLLKTIDDSVLIAGGTDVLIKLRNLDKKYSNKHLIGINTLNELKNITIDDEFIHIGSLCTFDDIENNEIIKNNLTNLKMAAALVGGPQIRNMATIGGNICNGATSADSASSLFALDAILVIFNEDKQKEIAISDFYLSAGVVKLEKGDILTSIKIPKKSYEGYASKYIKFAQRNAMDIATIGVSVMLKSSDEKIIDLKLAYGVAAPTPIRAKESEKLAKGLELTKENIEKIANNVLNETKARDSWRASKDFRNNLLTTLTKRAIYELIGKDYEN is encoded by the coding sequence ATGTATTATTTAAGTAATTACACGGAAGCAAAAAGCGTTAGTGAAGCTAGCAGATTATTAAAAACTATTGATGATTCGGTATTAATTGCAGGTGGAACTGATGTTTTAATTAAACTTAGAAATTTGGATAAAAAATATTCAAATAAACACCTAATAGGAATTAACACTTTAAATGAATTAAAAAATATAACAATTGATGATGAGTTTATTCATATAGGTTCATTATGCACTTTTGATGATATAGAAAATAATGAAATCATAAAAAATAATTTAACAAATCTAAAAATGGCAGCTGCTTTAGTAGGTGGCCCACAAATTAGAAATATGGCTACAATAGGTGGAAATATTTGCAATGGTGCAACTTCGGCTGATAGTGCTTCAAGTCTTTTTGCACTTGATGCGATTTTGGTTATTTTTAACGAAGATAAGCAAAAAGAAATAGCAATAAGTGATTTTTATCTTAGTGCAGGTGTGGTGAAATTAGAAAAAGGAGATATTTTAACAAGCATTAAAATACCTAAGAAATCTTACGAAGGATATGCTAGTAAATACATAAAATTTGCTCAAAGAAATGCAATGGATATAGCTACAATTGGAGTTAGTGTTATGCTTAAATCAAGTGATGAAAAAATAATTGATTTAAAACTAGCTTATGGGGTTGCTGCACCTACTCCTATTAGAGCTAAAGAAAGTGAAAAATTAGCAAAAGGCTTGGAATTAACTAAGGAAAATATTGAAAAAATTGCTAATAATGTTTTAAACGAAACTAAGGCAAGAGATTCTTGGAGAGCTTCTAAAGATTTTAGAAACAATCTTCTAACAACGCTTACAAAAAGAGCTATTTATGAATTAATAGGAAAAGATTATGAAAATTAA
- the xdhA gene encoding xanthine dehydrogenase subunit XdhA, translating into MKDDFKTIGKSETRWDAYAKVTGKAIYTADIPTKKKLFARIVRASIAHGYVKSFDFSEALKVDGVVKILTYKDMPKTKFATAGHPFGLDPKTRDRYDRTVLTEHVRLFGDEIAAVIATSDLAAKIAVSKVKVEYEELPFYLTPKEAMQEGAVKIHEDLDSNVMAHTISKVGDVETALANSDYVFSDTFKVPLQQHCHMENQVAYAYKDQDNRYVVVSSTQIPHILRRVLGEVFEKHWSYFRVIKPFVGGGFGNKQEVTIEPLCVALSMAMGGEIVQISLDREESIAYTRTRHEMEYKAKMGISKDGFIKALDIEVLSNKGAYASHTHSVGIKGGGVLLSLYNIPNFRYDIKTVHTNIATAGAMRGYGVPQVMFFIESFMENVARKMGFDSISFREKNIVGNDVLNPLNQVIQKSAKLKECIEVAKEKFNYYEKQKACKEFNHPYKKRGVGLATFTYTTGVYPKGLETAAARVILNQDAHIKLMLGSTEIGQGSDTVLAQMAAEVLSIPYEWVIVDANTDTDTAPFDTGAYASRQSYVTGLAVKEAALKLKTKILKTAARLKDVDFANLELENANIIFKNKEVLMSLADFALHTTYDWQKAKSLSAFASVNCHTNSYSYGATMAMVEVDMNTGKIEILDILNVHDAGKVLNPLLASSQVEGGMGMAIPYALLEELKYDTKTGKILNNNLLDYKVPTALDVPDLDVGFVDNYDPYGPFGNKSLGEPPMCSPAPAIRNAVLDATNIEFNQIPITPERFFQAKDKECII; encoded by the coding sequence ATGAAAGACGATTTTAAGACAATAGGTAAAAGTGAAACAAGATGGGATGCTTATGCTAAAGTTACAGGAAAAGCAATTTATACTGCTGATATTCCTACAAAAAAGAAGCTTTTTGCTAGAATTGTAAGGGCTAGTATAGCACATGGATATGTTAAGAGTTTTGATTTTAGTGAAGCTTTGAAAGTTGATGGAGTTGTTAAAATCTTAACTTATAAAGATATGCCAAAAACAAAATTTGCAACCGCAGGTCATCCATTTGGACTTGATCCAAAGACAAGAGATAGATATGATAGAACTGTTTTAACAGAGCATGTAAGATTATTTGGAGATGAAATAGCAGCCGTTATTGCTACAAGCGATTTAGCTGCAAAAATTGCAGTAAGTAAAGTAAAAGTTGAATATGAAGAGCTTCCTTTTTATCTAACACCAAAAGAAGCAATGCAAGAAGGTGCTGTTAAAATTCATGAGGATTTAGATAGCAATGTAATGGCTCATACTATTAGTAAAGTTGGAGATGTTGAAACAGCTTTAGCTAATAGTGATTATGTTTTTAGCGATACATTTAAAGTTCCTTTACAGCAGCACTGTCATATGGAAAATCAAGTAGCTTATGCTTATAAAGACCAAGATAATCGCTATGTAGTAGTAAGCTCAACTCAAATTCCACATATTTTAAGAAGAGTTTTAGGAGAAGTGTTTGAAAAACACTGGAGTTATTTTAGAGTAATAAAACCTTTTGTTGGTGGTGGCTTTGGTAATAAACAAGAAGTAACAATTGAGCCACTTTGCGTTGCTTTATCTATGGCTATGGGTGGAGAAATTGTTCAAATCTCGCTTGATAGAGAAGAAAGTATTGCATATACTAGAACAAGACACGAAATGGAATATAAAGCAAAAATGGGTATTAGCAAAGATGGCTTCATAAAAGCTTTAGATATAGAAGTATTATCAAATAAAGGAGCTTATGCATCTCATACTCATTCAGTTGGTATTAAAGGTGGTGGAGTTTTATTATCTTTATATAATATTCCTAATTTTAGATATGATATTAAAACCGTTCATACAAATATAGCAACAGCAGGTGCTATGAGAGGATATGGCGTTCCACAAGTTATGTTTTTTATAGAAAGTTTTATGGAAAATGTCGCTAGAAAAATGGGTTTTGATTCTATTAGCTTTAGAGAAAAAAACATAGTAGGAAATGATGTTTTAAATCCACTAAATCAAGTTATTCAAAAATCAGCAAAATTAAAAGAATGTATTGAAGTTGCTAAAGAAAAATTTAATTATTATGAAAAACAAAAAGCCTGTAAAGAATTTAATCACCCTTATAAAAAGCGTGGAGTAGGGCTTGCAACTTTTACTTACACAACTGGTGTTTATCCAAAGGGCTTAGAAACAGCAGCTGCAAGAGTAATACTAAATCAAGACGCACATATTAAACTAATGCTAGGCTCAACTGAAATTGGTCAAGGCTCTGATACGGTTTTAGCTCAAATGGCAGCAGAAGTTTTAAGTATTCCTTATGAGTGGGTTATAGTTGATGCAAATACCGATACAGATACAGCTCCATTTGATACAGGAGCTTATGCTTCAAGACAAAGCTATGTAACAGGACTTGCAGTAAAAGAGGCTGCTTTAAAATTAAAAACAAAAATATTAAAAACAGCAGCGAGATTAAAAGATGTTGATTTTGCAAATCTTGAATTAGAAAATGCAAATATTATCTTTAAAAATAAAGAAGTTTTAATGAGCTTAGCTGATTTTGCTTTACACACTACTTATGATTGGCAAAAGGCTAAAAGTTTATCAGCATTTGCAAGTGTGAATTGTCATACAAACTCTTATAGTTATGGTGCAACTATGGCTATGGTTGAGGTTGATATGAATACAGGAAAAATAGAAATATTAGATATTTTAAATGTTCATGATGCTGGTAAGGTATTAAATCCACTTTTAGCAAGTTCTCAAGTAGAAGGCGGTATGGGAATGGCAATTCCTTATGCTTTATTAGAAGAATTAAAATACGACACTAAAACAGGTAAGATTTTAAATAATAATCTTTTAGATTATAAAGTTCCAACAGCGCTTGATGTTCCTGATTTAGATGTTGGTTTTGTTGATAATTACGACCCTTATGGTCCATTTGGTAATAAATCTTTAGGAGAACCTCCTATGTGTTCTCCTGCACCTGCTATTAGAAATGCAGTGCTTGATGCAACAAATATAGAATTTAATCAAATACCAATAACACCAGAAAGATTTTTTCAAGCTAAGGATAAAGAATGTATTATTTAA
- a CDS encoding solute carrier family 23 protein, translating to MRDKNLIYNLEGKPPFLVALPLGMQHVLAMFAGNLAPILIIIGVINSTSSVISTQDSISLIQSAMLASGIVTLLQLYPIKYKNIQIGANLPIVMGTTFAFVPTAINVANTYGFSAILASSLMGSIITIFIGFTYKYIKKILSELVIGVVLIAIGINLLDVGVNYCAGGLAAKKLGTYGDLINLGLSFSTFAIIITIQRFTKGIFKVSAILIGLVIGYALAYVVGRVDTSIISDASWFSLPAPIILINDFHFELAPIVSAAIVYIIISLETIGNVNGITVAAFNRSAKEKEVSGAILADGVGCMVASLLNALPNTAFGQNAGIIAMTKIINKYCIALGAIVVIISAFIPKLGAIFRTIPDSVLGGAVIMIFAMILINGIKIVAHAGFSNKNVMILGVTFGLGYGFGVHPEITSNLPSYISWVFKDSVVGVCVTSMIASLIFAKDK from the coding sequence ATGAGAGATAAAAACTTAATTTACAATTTAGAAGGAAAACCTCCATTTTTAGTGGCACTTCCTTTAGGAATGCAACATGTTCTTGCTATGTTTGCAGGAAATTTAGCCCCCATTTTAATAATCATAGGTGTAATAAATAGCACAAGCTCAGTAATATCCACGCAAGATAGTATAAGCTTAATTCAATCAGCAATGCTTGCTTCAGGAATTGTAACTTTATTACAACTTTATCCAATCAAATACAAAAATATCCAAATAGGTGCAAATCTTCCAATCGTTATGGGAACAACTTTTGCCTTTGTTCCAACTGCAATAAATGTAGCAAATACTTATGGTTTTAGTGCTATTTTAGCATCATCACTAATGGGTAGCATAATTACTATTTTTATAGGCTTTACTTATAAATATATTAAAAAAATCTTATCAGAATTAGTAATAGGCGTTGTTTTAATTGCAATCGGTATTAATTTATTAGATGTAGGGGTTAATTATTGTGCGGGCGGCTTGGCTGCTAAAAAATTAGGAACTTATGGGGATTTAATTAATTTAGGTTTATCTTTTAGCACTTTTGCAATTATTATTACAATTCAGCGTTTTACAAAAGGTATTTTCAAAGTTTCAGCGATTTTAATAGGTCTTGTAATAGGCTATGCTTTAGCTTATGTGGTAGGTAGGGTTGATACTAGCATTATTAGTGATGCTAGTTGGTTTAGTTTGCCTGCGCCTATTATTTTAATAAATGATTTTCATTTTGAATTAGCTCCTATTGTGAGTGCTGCTATTGTTTATATAATAATTAGTCTTGAAACAATAGGCAATGTAAATGGCATAACCGTTGCAGCATTTAATAGAAGTGCAAAAGAAAAGGAAGTAAGTGGAGCAATTTTAGCTGATGGAGTAGGCTGTATGGTAGCAAGCTTGCTAAATGCTTTACCAAATACTGCTTTTGGGCAAAATGCAGGAATAATTGCGATGACAAAAATTATTAATAAATATTGCATTGCACTAGGAGCAATTGTAGTGATAATTTCAGCATTTATTCCTAAATTAGGTGCAATATTTAGAACTATTCCAGATAGTGTTTTAGGGGGTGCTGTTATTATGATTTTTGCTATGATTTTAATTAATGGAATTAAGATTGTAGCACATGCAGGATTTAGCAATAAAAATGTGATGATATTAGGTGTTACTTTTGGTCTTGGGTATGGATTTGGAGTTCATCCTGAAATTACTAGTAATTTGCCTAGTTATATTAGTTGGGTTTTTAAAGATAGTGTAGTAGGAGTTTGTGTTACTTCTATGATAGCTTCTTTAATTTTTGCAAAAGATAAATAA
- a CDS encoding prepilin-type N-terminal cleavage/methylation domain-containing protein has product MKKLRANKRGFTLIELILVLVVSMILSSIAISKINSNSLMLAARSVLNDLYYLQYLAINYDVYNGFSNYDNSYFQIYFHCVANIKTSYNKYKCDHKEIGYSIFSDKIGTNTSNPDADELVQDLFDNSKLIGARFAGISIDDKALSNKANLTKAFNIKNAEIFYKVNNKTRKANRLMVNELGEFYVSSYVSKLNKYNLIKSSDYVVRLSNSNIISKDTSICISLNNVGFINIPKMSEKGQIVWYSGIKKTPKYCHELNNQ; this is encoded by the coding sequence TTGAAAAAGCTGCGTGCAAATAAGCGTGGCTTTACTTTAATTGAACTTATTTTAGTGCTAGTTGTATCAATGATACTTTCTAGCATAGCAATCTCAAAAATTAATTCAAACTCACTAATGCTTGCAGCAAGAAGTGTTTTAAATGATTTATATTATTTGCAATATTTAGCGATAAATTATGATGTTTATAATGGATTTAGTAATTATGATAATTCATATTTTCAGATTTATTTTCATTGCGTAGCAAATATAAAAACATCTTATAATAAATACAAATGCGATCATAAAGAAATAGGTTATAGTATTTTTAGCGATAAAATTGGCACAAATACTTCAAATCCTGATGCTGATGAATTAGTGCAAGATTTATTTGATAACTCTAAATTAATAGGAGCTAGATTTGCAGGAATTAGTATTGATGATAAAGCTTTAAGTAATAAAGCTAATCTTACAAAGGCTTTTAATATAAAAAATGCCGAGATTTTTTATAAAGTAAATAACAAAACAAGAAAAGCAAATCGTCTGATGGTAAATGAATTAGGCGAGTTTTACGTTAGCTCTTATGTAAGTAAATTAAATAAATATAATTTAATAAAAAGTTCAGATTATGTAGTAAGACTTTCTAATTCAAATATAATTTCAAAAGATACAAGTATATGTATAAGTTTAAATAATGTAGGTTTTATAAATATTCCAAAAATGAGTGAAAAAGGTCAAATAGTTTGGTATAGCGGTATTAAAAAAACTCCAAAATATTGCCACGAATTAAACAATCAATAA